CTCGGGGCGAACGCTCGCCTGAAAGCCGCCGTCCTTCGTCCGCTCGACTTTTCCGATGAGGCGGATGACGCGGCCCCCGGCGGTGGCGGCCTGGATGTCTTCTGGCGAAACGCCTTGAATCCCCTCCTTCGGCACGTCCTCGGGGGCGATGTCGAGCCCCATGCAGACATTGGCGATGAGGGCGAGCTTGTTGGCGGTGTCGTGTCCTTCGACATCCAGCGCGGGGTCGGCCTCGGCGATTCCGAGCCGCTGCGCCTCGGCCAGCGCGTCCGCATAGGAAACACCTTGGCTTCGCATCCGGCTGAGGATGAAGTTGCTGGTTCCGTTCAGGATGCCTTCGATGGCGCGAATCTCCGTGCCCGCCAGACAGGTTTGGGCAACATCCAGGGTGGGCAGCGCCGCTGCGGCCGCCGCGGAAAGTTTAAGCGCCAACCCGGCCGCCGCGGCCTTCTCCCGGAGCGCCGGGTAGTGCCGGATGAAGGGGCCCTTGTTGGCGCTCACCACGTGCATTTTCCCCTCCAGCGCGGCCCGGATGTGCGAGAGGGCGGGCTCCCCCGT
This DNA window, taken from bacterium, encodes the following:
- a CDS encoding homoserine dehydrogenase, yielding MSKPVRIIICGFGRVGRNFARLLDEKKEYLARAFGFSSLLLGVGELGGSVYSPDGLDAAALAEFFEKSGTLNTAAGLRQTDWQPDWQGIDLIHRAAADVLVETTPTDIHTGEPALSHIRAALEGKMHVVSANKGPFIRHYPALREKAAAAGLALKLSAAAAAALPTLDVAQTCLAGTEIRAIEGILNGTSNFILSRMRSQGVSYADALAEAQRLGIAEADPALDVEGHDTANKLALIANVCMGLDIAPEDVPKEGIQGVSPEDIQAATAGGRVIRLIGKVERTKDGGFQASVRPEALAPDHPLAGVDGAEKGIAYTTDTMDRVAVIGGKSDPRGAAAAILKDILNIYRDF